ATAAAAAGGTAGGTTACATGCATTAACTGTTGCATTAATTGTTGTCTGTCACTGAATTGACTTTAGCATCAAAGTACCTTCTATAGTACAATCAGACCAATTTACCTTTTGTTGTACCATCTGACCGATTTAAAGACTCGAAAGACCGCTTACTTGATCACAACTCAACTTCAGACAACACAACAGAACGCAAACAATTAACTTTAACCACACAAttgaaataatttgtttttacattttaatacaTTAATACAATATTTCTAACTCCAATTGATTAATTAACAAACTTCAAGTTCAAAACAAAGATCTACAAAATTTCATTAACAATTTTACTAACTTTCAATTATTCAATCACTTTTTCCTTCAAACCTCATCATCAATACATAATTTGATATTCAATAGTTTACTTCTAAATTAACTACCTCTAATTCAATATCATATCATCTCATACGTTAAAACAATTCAAtgatatatacaaatttaacaccataattaacaataaaagtTTTCATTTCAACCAACAATGAATATCTACTATGTGATTTTTGTTAGTGGTAATTGGATGGAATGCATGTTTTGTATGTTAATGGATGTTGGTCATGTGTGGAATctgttatatatatgtttgtgaTGTTGCAGTTGATGTGGTTGAATTGAATTGTACACAATTGGACTGTTATAGTGGAAAAGAAatggcttaaatgcttacttcgtccccatgttaagaggtgaatttctgtttagtacccggttttaaaaatgaagacattgggtccctatgttatgaaaagtatatgaataaggtccacaaagaaagaacaagttcaacaaatcatcaaagaaaaagttgaacaagagagaaaaaaagttggacagtagaggagagaaaagaaaaagtacgGCCATATCAGTATCGACTTAACGCCGTTGCTGTCAACTTAATGGacatgaccttattcatacatttttcataacatagggatccaatgtcttcatttttaaaaccgggtactaaacagaaattcacctcttaacatgaggacgaagtaagcatttaagccaaaAGAAATCTTTGTTAGTGGTTGTTTAGTGTAAGATGGAAGCTTAAGGTAGTGAAATAGGAAAAAAGGTTGTGGAACTGATTTTGTGAATTTGGGGTTGATTATGAACTGGTGTGGGTTTGTTTAATACTTCGTGATGTTAACGATTTGAGTTAGTAGAGTGTGGTGGTAATGAGGTAGAGTTCTACTTGTgttaaaactcaatttttaGGTAGTGAAAACTTGAGTTTGGAGTTCTGTATGCAAATGGTCAGTTTGGGAAGTCTTAGTAAGTCATTTGGGACTTGTTAGAGTCCCTAAGTTTCCTGGAATTGTGTCACAAATGGTAGCATTCAATTTGAGTCTCTAAGTTGAGTTTTTGGGTGAGATTTTGAGTCTACTTATTTAGATTGAGGTTAGAAGTGTTTAGCCAACATTAGTTAAGTATATTTAGGTATATAACACAATCTAGGAGGgttagaagttggaaaaaataattgaaattggTAAATTTGGTGTAGTTTGCGTAATTCTACAGATTTGGTGCTGTAGATTATGCAGATTTGTTGAGCGAGTTGAGTCGCTCAACGAGTGGTTATGGAGGTTGTCTCACTGTTTGGTGTTTCCCACAGTTGAGGTTTTGGAGCACTGTGAGTTTTATTCGAATAGTGAATGGGTGCACTCAGCGAGTGTTTGGGGGGTTTGGACCACTGTTCGGACTTTCGCACAATGAGTTTGGTTGTTGAGCGAGAGATTGGTATGTTACCATTTGGATTTTATTCGCTCAGGGAGTTGACTCACCGAGCGAGTGGGTTGGAGTCTGGAGGAACTGCCTATAGATTCGCACAACGAGGTGGGTCGTTGTGCGAGAACACTCTCGAGTCGCTTAGCGAGGGTATGCGCTGAGCGACTGTTTCATGTCTTTGAgtactctttcttttcttgttcttgaattgtttgaaatataaattgaattgttGCGAATGAAGTATGATTATGTATGAGTTGTATGAGCAATAAAGTCATGAGTTAAGATTCAAAGTATGGTTTCAAAGTGGTGAAAGTAAGTTCCAAAGTGAATCCTCTTGGTGAggttcaagtatgtttagaatgaatgcaggagctcagtcttggaggTTATCtcgaaactccaatggtctttcattgtCACGTaaagaggattgatccatgtcgtgaggagcaacatgaggtcttagtcttggaggcttccactATGCTCCAAGGCCCGGAACAAACTAatctcgtgagtgtggtagggtgaaacccattggcaatgattttgcaaagtagtagaagccaccatgagtgcacaacccgccatagctcgacaatcctTCTAAGTCCGGACGGTCAAAGTTAGTGTAGTGTCATGCATCAAGTGTTTTTGTGATGGAATGTCTatgtatgattgtatgatatgTAATTGATAAATAgtatgtttgttattttattccAACTAGCTTACCTTGTTGTTTGTGCTTGTATTTTGTATGTGTTGGTGTTCTttcctttgcaatgatcatcctgtgggtGTGAGCAAAGGGAGATGACGTGTCCCTAGAGTAGGCTTTAGATGGTTGTGATGCGGCATCATAGTTTAGTTAGACTAGtattgtatatagttttgtatTAGTCAGGTTGTATATAAAGtgtaaattttatggttattttggatgaTTGTAAGTTTATACTTTATACTTTAGTTGGATAATTGTTCTTCGATATGTGTGATAACTCTTTTATATAGTTTcttgctatatttttgggatgttacattttggTACAGAGCAGTTTTTTCCTTAGGAATCTTGTAGGTTATGAGTGTACTATGTTTGCGCTTGTGTGCTCATGATTATGTCTAGTGGGTATCCTTTTTCTTTAAGTTGGACGGGTGGATTTTCTCTCATGCAGAAGATTACACCTAGGCCTCCTCCTCCTCCCCCACCCATTAATCTTGATGCGCCAGACTTGATGCGGATGATGGAGTTTGTGCTTAATGCTATGCAACAACATACGTTGCATTGATTTAACAAAATACAGTGGCGTTGCAGCAGTTGGATGTTGCCAGTGTGTCAGCAGAGGCCTCTCATAAGCAGTATTTGGAGCTCATGAGTAGTGGCAGGGCTATAGCTGgaccttcatcatcttcttccgcTCAACCTCAAGAGTGGAGTCTTGAGAGTTTCTTGCAGCACCATCCAGTCAAGGTTAATGGCAAGGTAATCCCGGATGAAACAGATCAGTGGTTTAGGGATATGGAGCAGATTTATAATGCCAAGAGATGTTCAGACGAGAATAGATTGGCCTTCATAAAGTACTTATTATTTGGGGAAACCAGTCATTGGTGGAGTAGCATGAGGATGCTATTGGAAGGAAGTGGTGCTCCTATTACTTGGGAGTTGTTGAAGAAGAAGTTCTACACGGAATACTTTCCTGACAGTGTAAGGTTTGCTAAGGAGATTGAGTTTCTCCAGTTGGTTCAGGGGAGTATGTCAATTTCTGAGTATGCTGATCGATTCAAGCATCTAATTAGGTTCCACACTTTGACTATGGATGAGGAGTGATAGTGTAGAAAGTTTGAGAATGGGTTGAGAGGTGTTATCAAGCTGCTGGTCAAAGGTTTATGCATCAAAGAGTTCCCTACTTTGGTGGAGATGGAAAGAGTGATGGAGAAGACAAAGAAGGAAGTTTAGAGTCAGCCAGTGAGAGTTGGGGGATCATGTGGGTCCCGGGGTAGTTTCAGTTCTAGGAGGACTCCTTACTCTAGGCCTACTTCCTTTGGGTTTAAGGGTTCCTCCTCTCAGTCTTCAGTGCCGTCAGGGCAATCTAGCAAGTTGGGGAGTGTATGATGTTACATTTGTGGAGGGCCACATTTCTTGTCAATTTGCTCTCGGATGTCTGGATATAGGAGGTGCAATATTTGCCGAGCTGAGGGTCATTATGCCAGAGATTGTCCTATAATTAGGAGGACGGGTCATCAGTCACACCAGGCTGGGAGATATGTGCAGAGAGGCGGTTCCAGACCGCAAGCATCAGGCCGTGTGTACGCTTTATCGGGTTTTGAGGCAACTAGTTCAGGTAATCTCATCATTAGTAGTTGCTTGCTGTTTGGTAaaccttgtgtggtattgtttgATTCGGAGGCGACACATTCCTTTATATCAGAGGCATGTGTTGAGAAGTTGGGACTGTTTGTAGGAGAGCTATAGTTTAATGTGGTGGTGTCTACACCAGCATCTGGGTTGGTCAGGACATCCTTAGTGTGTGCTAGATGTCCTGTTAGTGTTGAGGGACGTCAGTTTAAGGTAAACCTCATTTGTTTACCTCTACAAGGGTTAGAGGTGATCCTAGGAATGTATTGGCTATCTTCCAATCACATTCTCATAGATTGCGGTGAGAAGAAGTTGGTGTTTTATGAGGAATATGAGGTAATGTTTTTGTCTTTTGGGTAGTTGAAGCAGGATATGAAGGAAGGAGCTTGTTGTTTCCTGGTGTTGTCTCATTTGAAAGTTGAGCAGAGTGGGCATAGTATATCACTCAGTTGTAATGAGGTGGAGTTCTACTTGTGTTAGAACTCAAtttggaggaagtgaggtagtgaaaacTTGAGTTTGGAGTTCTGTATGCAAATGGTCAATTTGGGAAGTCTTGGTAAGTTGTTTGGGACTTGTTAGAGTCCCTAAATTGCTTGGAATTGTGTCACAAATGGTAGTATTCAGTTTGAGTCTCTAAGATGattttttgtaagtttttggGTGAGATTTTGAGTCTACTTGTTTAGATTGAGGTTAGAAGTGTTTAGACACCATTTATTAAGTATATTTAGGTATATAACACAATCTAGGAGGGTTAGATGTTGAGAAAAATAGTTGGAATTGGTAAAATTGGTGTAGTTTGcgtaattctgcagatttggtgctgcagattatgcagactcgttgaGTGAGTGAAGTCGCTCAACGAGTGGTTGTGGAGGTTGACTCACTGTTTGGGTGTTTCGCACAACGAGAAGGTGCGTTGAATGATTGGTTGAGGTTTGGGAGCACTATGAGTTTTATTCAAATAACGAATGGGTGCGCTAAGCGAGTGTATGGGGGTCTGGACCACTGTTTGGACTTTCGCACAACGAGTTGGGCCGCTGAGCGAGAGATTTGGGGTTTGTTACCATTGGGAGTTTTATTCGCTCCACGAGTTGGGTCACTGAGTGAGTGGGTTGGAGTTTGGAGGCACTATCTGTAGATTCGCACATCAAGCTGGGTCGCTGTATGAGAACACTCTGGAATCGCTTAACGAGGGTATGCGCTGAGTGACTGGTTCAGGTCTTTGAgtactctttcttttcttgttcttgattagtttgaaatataaattgaatttattgtgaatgaAGTATGATTATGTATGAGTTGTATGAGCAATAAAGTCATGCGTTAAGATTCAAAGTATGGTTTCAAAGTGGTGAAAGTAAGTTCCAAAGTGAATTCTCTTGGTGAGGTTCAATTATATTTAGAATGAGTGCaagagcttagtcttgggggttattctgaaactccaatggtttTTCATTGtcacgtagagaggattgatccatgtcgtgaggagtagtaggTGGTCTttgtcttggaggcttccactATGCTCCAAGACCCGGAAcaaactaacctcgtgagtgtggtagggtgaaacccattggcaatgactttgcaaagcagtaaagccaccacgagtgcacaacccgccatagctcgacaatcctTCTAAGTCCTGACAGTCAAAGTCAGTGTAGTGTCATGcataaagtgtttttgtgatggAATGTCTATGTATGATATGTAATTGAAAAATagtatgtttgttttttattccaactagcttaccctgttgtTTGTGCTTGTATTTTGTATGTGTTGGTGTTCTTTCCTTTGCAATAATCATcatgtgggtgtgagcagagggagatgaggtgTCCCTAGAGCAGACTTTGGATGGTGGTGATGCGGCAACATAATTTAGTTAGACTAGtattgtatatagttttgtatTAGACAGGTTGTATATAAAGtgtaaattttatggttattttggatgactatAAGTTTATACTTTATACTTTAGTTGAATAACTCTTCTACCATATTAGATATGTAATAACTCTTCTATATAATTTcttgctatatttttgggatgtaagaaaaatgagaaaaaagtcttaaaattttaaattgaaattaaaaaaatgtaagagaaaatcatttatagggacaagaaaatatataaaacaaaatattaaatagttaaaatttaaaattttattttatatattaaatatgatttagatttttaacctttttttccCAAAAGCATCCCTACTAGATATAAAAGTGAAGCTTACaaatacataatttataattgtataaaattttaacaaatacaAGAGCAATAGAAGTAGGTGGGGTTTTAGATAATTTGTCGATCAACGTttgtaagagaaaaaaaaattcttttaataaattaaaaatacacaaattaaagaattcaaaaactatattaaaactTATATAGAAGTTAATTcatgaaaaaattatctattttattttatttttatcccttaaaagtatttgtaaaaaatatttactatattttagaAAGAATAGAAGAAAGTTCTTTTTTGTTGACAAAAACAGTCCaagaaatttcataaaattcTACGAGAAATACTCCATCATATAATACCAACTATGTTTAATATCCTTTGAAAAAAATTCCTTATGGAAAGTAACAATTAGGACGTCAAAAGCATCCGTACATAATGGATAGAAAAAACatattgtaaatagattttgaTGAATAACAagtatacatatttttaatatttacatctTAACTTAGATAGGTAtggatataataatttatttatatgtggATATTTGTATTCGTAAGAAAAAACTAATGATGTTAGCTGTgtagaattaaataaaaaaaatgaaagtttgggagaaaaaaaataaaaataaatcaaagtttaagaaaaaacaaaatttaaattcgtataataatttatagattaaaaacatatttaattttttataaaatgaaattcaattaataaaaattatatttatcaccttaaccttttattatttaaatattctaatatcacttttttaaaaactatcaCATTTCTTTTAAGTTCTcacattttcaatttataaataaaaataatattttatatgttaaaaaataaacaaattattataaaattcaatttataaaatatatattttttatcgtAAAAGATCtttataaattgtaatataagaattttgttttcagaaaaataaattaattgagaatgaatGGTTGTTTATTTATTCCCAACTACATTTCCCagattcaatatttttttataaagacaTCCACGCCAAACGCGACCTTATTGGTTACCACTCACTCACCCTTTTCTTCTATCTGCGACCCCATTGAGACTTGATAGACTCTCACAACTCCCAAATTCCAAAgccaatttttctctttttgttttgttttctttttgagGGGTGAAATTTGCAATCTCCAAGAAGCAGTGTTCTTATTCTCTTTCTATCAAATTCACAGGGGTTTGATTCTCTGGAACCGTTTCACAATTTGGGTTCGTGCACCTTCAGCAAGTGTTTGTGTTTAGGTTTAGGTTTCATTTGGAACAAACGCAAAGGATGTATGCTGATCGGGTTGAGACTGGAACTCGGAGGTCAGTGAAAGAACGTCTTGATGGGAATTTCCTCACCGATTCTACTCGCCAACACAAAGTCACCGGAAAGAGGTTATTGTGTTgctattattgttgttgttattattattaatgcatgtagattatttatatttccactgtagaaaaaaaaaatatgaatttgttgATGTATTTGGTGTTGCATTCTGCATTTTTTGATGGTGTGGAATGACTTTGTGCTGCCTTGATCTTGGTGTGATGGTTGTGAGGGCTTTTGCTTATCTTTTTGAATATCCCTGTCTAGTGGTGGCAAGGGATTGGAGTGATAAGGGTTCATGAGTTAGGTCAGTGAAGGTGTTTGGAGAACTGCTTTGTCTTTTTGTGATCTTCTATATGGGAATTGAGCAATTGGGGAAATGGCTTGGCCTGGAGCAGGGAGGAGTTCCTTGAGAGGTGAAACTGTCGTAAATACTTATCCGAGGTGGGGGCTTATGATGATGCAGTGGCTGTTATTGAggattgattttaattttcaatcagAGGATTACTGTATTCTCATTGTCTGATTGGTTTAGAGCCTCTTTGATTATATAAGATGTTTGGGTATTTGTTTGGAATTGTTCGTTCAGTGTTTTGGTGTTGTGACATGTGATTTATACTTTGAATGTGGAGTTTTGGTGATGGTCTGTAGATATTTTGTGCCCTTCGTGTTTAGTATGCTGGTGGGAGGCAGGGGAGAGGGGtataatttttagggtttttactGGTGCTTCACAATGAGTGACTGTCTTAATTGCTATTTTACTCGTTGAATTGTTTGATTTCATGAGGTGGGATAGGTAGATTAATCCTGATCTTTGAGCTAAGGCCCTGCTTAGACCTGGGCAACCTTGTTAATGAGGGAAACCTTGTAGGAGCAATGCTCATTCGTTGGTTGGGTTATTTCTGATTTATTTGTATTCATTATGTTCTACTTGATTGTTTAGCACTGTGGACGTTCTATGTTGCAAACTTAAATGCTTATTTAAACTAAAGACTTGGTGATGTATCCAAATCATGATTTTTGCAGGCAGAGGCAAGATGACAAGTGGAAACATGATCTCTATGACGATGATGAACCCCAGCTCTATAGTATGGATTGATTATGTTATTCTCATATGCAAGTATAAGTTGCTGCTCTTGTTGGATGCCGATAGTTGATTTTATGGGTTTTGACTGTGTGTTAATGACTTGTGAAGATCGCAAGGTCACTGCTCAAGATCTTCGTTTGAAGCTTCAAAAGAAAGGCCTGCATCCTGGAGGTCAAACTGGAAAGAGTTCTGTTCCTGTTGAGAGGGATCTCCGTGAAAAGCTATCAGGGACAATGACTCCACAACCTAAAAACTATGATCCACCAAAGCCCAAAGTGACTGCTAAACCAAGCAGTAAAAGTATAGATGTTGAGACCCCTTCAGTACATGTCAAAAGATCAGCTAACCCAACTCCTAAAAAGGTGTCCCGAAAGGTATATTGTTGACATATCTTTCTTTGTTGTTCAATCAAGATTTCCTAGAATGGTCTTGCAGGGATATTGGTTGTAGTGTTTGTCATGTTCTGTTACCCTGTTCCCTCTACATTCAGCATTTCATTGGCTGTTAAACTAGTGATAATCTTCTTAAAACAATGACAATGATTGCCttggtaattttatttaatttactaTTATGATGTATCAGATTCATTGGCTTCTTTATATTAGTGAGCTAACCTTAATTTTAAGGTGTTTTATTAGAGTGATGACCAAGGACTGTATTTTTGTTCATGTAATTTCACTAGACTGATATTACGTTAGCCACTTTCATGCTGTCTAATATAACAGTATAAAAAATGGATATGTGATTCTCTGCTTGTGCCCTATATGGGTTGAATTCATCCCATTACACTTGAAGTTAGCCAGTAGAGACTAGAATTTTTTCTTGCATTGTATTATGTTAgtaatactattattttatactgATTTTTTGCAAAATATGCTGTTACCTGTGCATATGATAAAAGTCAAGCTGTAAAGCTGGGATGGGAGGGCAATAATTGTATCATAGATTTTGTGCTATGTTGAAAGATTATGTAATATTGAAAACTCAGACGCAATTAGTAGTTAAATGTAGTTAACTTAAATTCTTAATAGGACGGATTTGTGAAAAAGCATtagaaattcaaatatttaacataGGATTAGATGCAGggcaaaaattgttaaatataattcaatgtTTAATAGCTGTTTAGGCTGTTGTAGCTTTCAGTACTGTTTATTAGTGTGCAGTAGGATTAACAGTAACCTGtcatttaattatgaattatgatcCACCCTCAATATCCTGAATTAGATGATTATTTAATgaataaactataaataaatagaataaggACTTGGGTCTTGGAATTTGTCAAAGACTAACTACTGAAAGCTTAACTTGTTAGGTATGGCTATGAATGGTTTTACATATAGCATGCCTTCTTATGCAAGAGCTCTTTGGTTATGAACTGCAAATGATGCAAATGTGCTCTTTACCATCCAAGGCCaacttttaaaatgtttgtTGGAGATTGTGGCCCAATGATGGTTATATGTCTATTTTCCGCCTCCTACTTATCTCTGTTGGGATGTGACACTACTGGGAGGCTGGAAATAGTTTTAAGAACTAAACATTTGTTATTATGATACTGAAAGTGAAAGTAGATGACGCATTTTTGTTTGTGATCCGAACCTGATTGATTATTGAGATAAAAACAATGGAGACACCAGGATTGTAATAATCCCTGGATGtaagtttcttttaaaatatttaatcctttaatttttttcctagttttctttttttatctctgtttttattatattatcttcTTAAATAGATGAAACTGTCCCACATTTTATTCACACGTACAAAATAATTATGTGAAATGAGCCGTTGTTTTTCCCAGAATTTTCCGTGCTAGGCAATGTGTTTCTTTACTTGTGGAAAAAACTAAATTCAGTATAACCCTGCTTCTTGCTTGACAGGCTGACTCATCACTGGATGAATTTTTGCTGTCACTGGGTCTCGAAAAGTATCTCATAAGTTTTCAGGCTGAGGAAGTATGTCGTATATCTGTTATCTCGCCTTTATCGAAATCCATGTTCCTTCATCTTAGTTTTTAGAGAAATAGTAATTGTGAATTTTTCTTCAGAAGGTTGCAGAGGGAaatgatttattcaaaataagcCAATCTAAATATGTAGTTACATTTAGACTAGAATTAAATACGATAGCTGGATTTTAATTGCACATTAGAGAGTTGAAGTTCAAAATTTATGACAGAAAGCTATTTCTTCAGGTTGATATGACTGCACTCAATCATATGACTGATGAGGATCTGAAGGCCATGGGTATACCAATGGTACGTATAATCGAGGAGCGTGGATTCCTCACTCCCACAAATTCCTAAATTCTTATTTATCTCAAGTCAACCCTTCTCTAGTTTTGATGTAGCCATTATTAACATTTTCTGCTTTTCTTAATTCGATTCTGATATGCTTTGTTGATTTCAGGGACCAAGAAAGAAGATACTTTTAGCCTTGGAGGCAAAAGGCTGACATCTTGGTCGTGTATTTGTATACCCTTGTTATAACTTACTGCACATTAAAAGGcttataattatgtttatacTTTGAACCTGGTCAAGCTTGCTTGTAATTTTTTAGAAATCCTTTTGGTGCTTCTATTGCCATTTCAATCTTCTTTCTTCCCATGCGTTGCTGAAAGTGGCCTAAACAAGCTATTGACATTTAAAAGTAGGAAATCATGAAGATTAATTGATAAGAGTTTTTTTGTTTAGCTGGAGGGACCTGGTTTGATGGGTGATGGTGATGGTGGATGCTTTGTAAAATGAAGTTTGCCTGTTTTCCTTTTTTACTTTGAAACCAAACatgcttttcctttttaatgTATTCCCTTTATGATTTTGAATGTCTATACAATTTGAGTGTTTGCAAATTCATGCGTACTGTGGATCAATTTCAATGCTGACAATGCTAAATAAACTAGCTCAAGTGCCAAATTTCCTGTGCATCCTGTGTAGGCCTGTATAGTCTACATAACTTACATAAATTTAAGttgcaaaaaataaatatatgtttttaatattaaatgaaaatacatatatttcGTGATGTAATAATAGTGATTTGTAATACATAGGTATATAGAAATATaagaattattaattaaatattcaaataaatgtGTGAATCtaatcattataattaataatgattataatttcagtaaaaactatttataatcacaactaaaaaaaattcaaaatgtataattatttttattattattttgttttggaaaaatgttttattgattaaatataaactatatattttcttctttagaaataatacattatacttgctaattcaaacaaaaaaatataattcaaatttaaaaaaaaaataacgaacatgagttgatattaaaatattccatTGTACTACTATCTAGAACTAAGGTTGTCGTATgcaaatgtaaaagaaaaaatctagTTTAGTTCGTTGGCAAAAGGGTTTTCTGACACGTGTTGAATTTTTACTAAACAAAGTTCACGTTTTATCTCATAaattcttccaaaattttcatttagttctaattcttaaataatatacttttattttaatattagtaataataatttatagcaATTAATGTTATAGAGTATATAGATAACGAAACGCATACTTACTATATTTCTTCAACAAATTGAAAAGGATATTGTAACAATcgtaaacaaaattaatgttttcaCATAATCCGTTgccaaaaaaataaagaaacatgaaattcttattttgttttgacttaaattcaaatttattagtaaaatacatattttaacttatatacatattttaattatatctaatagtttaaaataattatattaaaattaattttaatggcttaaaacaaatttacttAAGTATAAAGAAACATCTCGATGtttacaaattcaaaatattatatatatatatatatatatatatatatatatatatatatattcatataatttgatatttgaatAGTATTTAAATAAGTGATcccatttaatattattttataataaaataaactatgaaattattcaaattaattatatttgaatttaattaatataaaaattgcaGTTTAATGATAACATCACTAACGTTTTTAATATTGTTGAAGCATTACTTATTCATATTAAACAAATGCAAGCAATGGTAGGAATAAATGGTGGTTTGACTTAGTGAGAGATGGAAAAGGAAAGTTTCATAGAAAACTAGCATTTATGGTTTCAAATATCACAAATGGAAAAAGTAACGCtgtagttaaaaatgtaacCAAAGTATATAATTTACTTTCAATAGTTACATCTTATCACACGCTGATAGATAAATGTATGTGCAGTACATACACAATAAATGTATTAACAAATAATCAAAACACATCTGTGTATAGATATTATACATAACTCCATTTACGTAACAACACAGAAGAATCTGTGTatgttaaaagtaattaatattagaAAACTGAATTTTCCTGCCATTGTCAAAATCATCCTATATATATTTTGCCAAATTTCAATTTACTAACCAATAAACAAAAAACTGTGTATTAGTGACTAAAAATCTTGGTTGGTGTTGAATATACAAGGTAGTTGATCAGTGATATTTTGTGGAATGGGTAAGATTGAACTGGTAGAGAAA
This sequence is a window from Vigna angularis cultivar LongXiaoDou No.4 chromosome 2, ASM1680809v1, whole genome shotgun sequence. Protein-coding genes within it:
- the LOC108326776 gene encoding uncharacterized protein LOC108326776 — protein: MYADRVETGTRRSVKERLDGNFLTDSTRQHKVTGKRQRQDDKWKHDLYDDDEPQLYNRKVTAQDLRLKLQKKGLHPGGQTGKSSVPVERDLREKLSGTMTPQPKNYDPPKPKVTAKPSSKSIDVETPSVHVKRSANPTPKKVSRKADSSLDEFLLSLGLEKYLISFQAEEVDMTALNHMTDEDLKAMGIPMGPRKKILLALEAKG